The Kineococcus rhizosphaerae genome segment CCGACCTCGCGCACGTCGACGACGAGCCCGGGTGAGACGCAGATCGCCGCGTCGACGCGCCGGTGGACCTCGGTCAGCAGGGGCCGCAACCGCGCCGGGTTCCAGGCCGCGACCGCGCGCGGCAGGGAGCTCTGCACGACGACCACGAACGGCTTGCGCGCCAGCCGGGCCGCGACCCAGCCGATGAGCACGCCGTACCCGACCTCGCTGCCGGACACCACGACGTCGGCGCGGCGGGCGTGCCGCAGCGTGTTGGCGACGATCCGCGGTGCGGCGGAACGGAACCGGCGCACCTGCGCGCTGCCCCACCGGGTGTCCAGCGCGGGGTCCGGGGCGAGCATCGGGCCCTCGGGCTCGACGTTCTCCAGGACGAGGAAGCGCACGCGGGCACCGAGGCCCTGCCAGCGGCGGGCCAGGTCGAGGGAGACCCGCAGGCCCCCGTTGTCCCGCATCGCCCCTTCGATGAGCAGGACCCGGGGCCCGCGGTCCGCCAAGGTCAGCGGCCCTGGTTGGCGACGGCGGCCGCGGCGGCCGCGGCGGCGGCCGGGTCGAGGTACTCCCCGCCCGGCACCAGCGGCTTCAGGTCGGCGTCGAGCCGGTACACCAGCGGGATGCCCGTGGGGATGTTCAGCCCGGCGATGTCGGCGTCGGAGATGCCGTCGAGGTGCTTGACCAGGGCGCGCAGCGAGTTGCCGTGGGCGGCGAGCAGGACCGTCTTGCCGGCCTGCAGGTCCGGGACGACCTGCTCGGTCCAGTAGGGCAGCATGCGCGCGACGACGTCGGCGAGGCACTCGGTGCGCGGGGCGTCGGCGCCGAGGTCGGCGTAGCGCGGGTCGGCGTCCTGGGAGAACTCCGAGCCGAGCTCGATGGCCGGCGGCGGGGTGTCGTAGGAGCGGCGCCACAGCATGAACTGCTCCTCGCCGAACTCGGCGAGCGTCTGCTTCTTGTCCTTGCCCTGCAGCGCACCGTAGTGGCGCTCGTTGAGGCGCCAGGACCGCTTGACGTCGATCCAGTGCCGGTCGGCGGCGTCGAGGGCCAGGAACGCCGTCGTGATCGCGCGGCGCAGCAGCGAGGTGTGCACGACGTCGGGCAGGACGCCGGACTCGACGAGCATCCGCCCGCCGGCGGTGGCCTCGGCCCGCCCCTTCTCGGACAGCGCGACGTCGACCCAGCCCGTGAACAGGTTCAGGGCGTTCCACTCGCTCTCGCCGTGCCGGAGGAGGACGAGGGTGTGCGCCGCTTCAGTCATGGGGCGAACCCTACCGAGCCCCGGTGCCGCGCCGGTCCGCCGCCGCCCGGCGGTACAGCTCCAGCACCGCCTCGGCCGTGGCCCCCCAGCCGAAGCCCCGGGCGCGGGCCGCGGCCCGCTGCCCCATCGCGGTCCGCCGGCCGGGGTCGTCGAGGAGGCCGGCCAGCGCCCGGGCCCAGGTGCGCGGGTCGTGGTCGGGCACGAGGACCCCCGTGCCGGACAGCGGGTCGGCGTCGACGGCCGTGCGCAGCCCGCCGACGGCCGCGGCCGCCACGGGGGTCCCGCAGGCCTGCGCCTCGAGGGCGACGAGGCCGAAGGACTCGTTGTACGAGGGCACGGTGACGACGTCGGCGGCGCGGTAGTGGTCGGCCAGGACGTCGCGCGGGGTGGGCGGGGCGAGCGTCACGACGTCGGCGAGCCCGAGGTCGGCGACGAGCTCGGCCAGGGACTCCGGGTGGGCCGTGCCGGACCCGCTGGGCCCGCCGAGCACGACGACCCGCAGCCGCGGCCTGCGCCACGGCTGGACGCGCAGGAGCTCGGCGGCGGCCCGCACGAGCAGGTCGGGGGCCTTCAGCGGCTGGATGCGGCCCACGAACAGCAGGACCTCGGCGTCGGCGGGCCAGCCCAGGCGCCGGCGGGACTGCGCGCGCCCGGGGTCGGGCCGGAACGTGGCCAGGTCCACCCCGGGCGGCACGACGGCGACGCGGGCCGGGTCGGCGCCGTAGAGGGTGAGCAGGTCCTCGCGCTCGGCGGAGGTGTTGGCCACGATGCGGTCGGCGGCGTCGACGACCTGCTGCTCGCCGATGACGCGGCCGGCCGGCTCGGGGGTGTCGCCCTCGGCGAGGGCGGCGTTCTTCACCTTGGCCATGGTGTGCATGGAGTGCACGAGGGGGACGTCCCAGCGGTCGGCCGTCAGCCAGCCGACCTGGCCGGAGAGCCAGTAGTGCGAGTGCACGACGTCGTAGTGGTGCTCGGCGTGCCGGGCCTCGGCGTGCAGCACCCCCGCGGTGAACGCGCACAGCTGCCCCGGCAGGTCCTCCTTGGCCAGCCCCTCGTAGGGGCCGGCGGCGACGTGCCGGACGCGGACGCCGGGCGCGTCCTCGACGAGCGCCGGCTGGTCGGAGGACGTGCGGCGGGTGAAGACCTCGACCTCCACCCCGCGCCGGGCGAGCTGGCGGGACAGCTCGAGGACGTAGACGTTCATGCCGCCGGCGTCGCCCGTGCCGGGCTGGGCGAGCGGGGAGGTGTGGACGGAGAGCATCGCGACCCGGGCGACGTCGTTCCCCATGTCGTTCAGCGCGCCTCCTCCCCCGTAGTGTCCCGGCGTGCCCCGGCAGTCTGCCTCCCGCGTCCGCACCGGCGCTGCGGGGGTGCCCGCGGCGGGTTCGGCGGTGGGCGCGGTGACGCGCGGGACGACGGGTCCGGACCGGCTGCGGCGCGTCGAGCGCTGGCTGGCGCAGACCCAGGGGCCGCGGCTGCGCCGGGCGTCCGACCCGCTCGTGGTCGACCTCGGCTACGGCGCCTCGCACGTCACGGTGACCGACCTGCAGCGCTGGCTGCGCCGGGTCCGCCCGGACGTGCGGGTGGTCGGGCTGGAGATCGCCCCCGAGCGCGTCGCCTCGGCGCGCGCGGCGCTGGCCGGGGTCGCCGGGGCGCCGGAGTTCGCCGTGGGCGGCTTCGAGGTCCCCACGGCCGGCGACCCCGTCCTCGTCCGGGCCTTCAACGTGCTGCGGCAGTACGAGTCCGACCAGGTCGAGCGGACGTGGGACCTGCTGCGCTCGCGGCTGGCGCCCGGCGGGCTGCTCGTCGACGGGACGTGCGACGAGCTGGGGCGGCGCTCGACGTGGGTCGCCCTGGAGCGCGAGGCCGGCCCGGTGTCGCTGACGGTGTCGGTGCGCCTGGCCGGCCTGCCGGCGCCCTCGGCCGTCGCCGAGCGGCTGCCGAAGGTCCTCATCCACCGCAACGTGCCCGGCGAGGGCGTCCACGACCTGCTGCGCGCGGCCGACGACGCGTGGGCGCGGGCGGCGCCGGCGGGCACGTTCGGGGTGCGGCAGCGGTGGGTCGCCACGTGCCGGGACCTGGCCCGCGACTGGCCCGTGCTGGGCGGGCCGTCGCGCTGGCGCCTGGGTGAGCTCAGCGTGGACTGGTCCTGCGTCGCGCCGGGCCGGCGTCGGGCATGATCTGCCGGTACCCCGAGCAGGTGTCAGGAGGTGGTCACGTGGCACGTGCGGCGCAGCACGGGTCCCGGCCGACGATCCGCGACATCGCGCGGGTGGCCGGGGTCTCCAAGGCGTCGGTCTCCTACGCGCTGAACGACCGGCCGGGGGTGTCCGAGCAGACCCGCGCGCGGATCCGCGCGACGGCCACCGACCTCGGGTGGCGGCCCAGCGCGGCCGCCCGGTCGCTGTCGAACGCCCGGGCGGGGGCGGTCGGGCTGGCCCTGGCGCGCGACGTGCGGCTCCTGGAGGAGGAGCCGTACTACGTGCGGTTCATCGCCGGGCTCGAGACCGTCCTGGCCGCGGAGGGCCTGTCGCTGCTGCTGAGCGTCGTGCCGGACGTGGACGCGGCCGTGCGGGTCCTGCGCGGCTGGTGGGGCGAGCGCCGGGTGGACGGGGTGATCCTCACCGACCTGCTCGCCGACGACCCCCGCGTCGACCTCGTCGCCGAGCTGGGGATCCCGTGCGCGCTGCGCGGCGGCATCGACGACCGGCTGCCCACGGGCGGGCACCTGGCGCTGACGGTGGAGACCGAGCGGCAGGCGTTCACCGACGTCGTGCGGCACCTGCGCGAGCAGGGCCACGAGCGTCTGGGGCGCGTCAGCGGTCCGCGCCAGTTCCAGCACACGCGCCGGCGCGACGTGGCCTGGGAGGAGGTCACCCGGGCGGCGTTCGGGCGGGTGCAGCCCGTCGTCGAGGCCGACTACAGCTCCTCCGGCGGGCTGGCGGCGACGCGCGCGCTGCTGGCCGCCCCGCAGCCCCCGACGGCGGTCGTCTACGACAACGACGTCATGGCCGCGGCCGTGATCGCCGAGCGCGAGGAGCTGGGGCTGCGCGTGCCCGGGGAGTTCGCCGTCGTCGCGGGCGAGGACTCGGTCCTGTGCCGGCTGGCGAGCCCAGCGATCAGCTCCCTGCACCGCGACGTCGTGGCCGACGGGGCGCGCAGCGCGCGGCTGCTGCTGGACGTGCTCGTGGGCCGGGCGAGCGAGGCGTCGGTGGCCGAGCCGCGGCGGTTCGTGGCGCGCGCCAGCTCCACCCGGGTCTGAACCCGGTTCAGGCCTCCAGCCAGATCGTCGTCGGGCCGTCGTTGACGAGCTCGACGGCCATGTCGGCGCCGAAGCGGCCCGTCTCCACCCGCAGCCCGTGCCCGCGCAGGGCGTGCGCGACGGCGTCGACGAGGGGTTCGGCGACGGGCCCGGGAGCGGCGGCGTTCCACGTCGGGCGCCGGCCCTTGCGGGTGTCGGCGTAGAGCGTGAACTGGCTGACGAGCAGGACGGGGGCGCCGACGTCGACGGCCGCGCGCTCGTCGCGCAGGATCCGCAGCTGGGCGACCTTGCGGGCCACGAGCTCGACCTGGGCGGGCCCGTCGTCGTGGGTGACG includes the following:
- a CDS encoding phosphoglyceromutase translates to MTEAAHTLVLLRHGESEWNALNLFTGWVDVALSEKGRAEATAGGRMLVESGVLPDVVHTSLLRRAITTAFLALDAADRHWIDVKRSWRLNERHYGALQGKDKKQTLAEFGEEQFMLWRRSYDTPPPAIELGSEFSQDADPRYADLGADAPRTECLADVVARMLPYWTEQVVPDLQAGKTVLLAAHGNSLRALVKHLDGISDADIAGLNIPTGIPLVYRLDADLKPLVPGGEYLDPAAAAAAAAAVANQGR
- the mshA gene encoding D-inositol-3-phosphate glycosyltransferase, which translates into the protein MGNDVARVAMLSVHTSPLAQPGTGDAGGMNVYVLELSRQLARRGVEVEVFTRRTSSDQPALVEDAPGVRVRHVAAGPYEGLAKEDLPGQLCAFTAGVLHAEARHAEHHYDVVHSHYWLSGQVGWLTADRWDVPLVHSMHTMAKVKNAALAEGDTPEPAGRVIGEQQVVDAADRIVANTSAEREDLLTLYGADPARVAVVPPGVDLATFRPDPGRAQSRRRLGWPADAEVLLFVGRIQPLKAPDLLVRAAAELLRVQPWRRPRLRVVVLGGPSGSGTAHPESLAELVADLGLADVVTLAPPTPRDVLADHYRAADVVTVPSYNESFGLVALEAQACGTPVAAAAVGGLRTAVDADPLSGTGVLVPDHDPRTWARALAGLLDDPGRRTAMGQRAAARARGFGWGATAEAVLELYRRAAADRRGTGAR
- a CDS encoding class I SAM-dependent methyltransferase, translating into MGAVTRGTTGPDRLRRVERWLAQTQGPRLRRASDPLVVDLGYGASHVTVTDLQRWLRRVRPDVRVVGLEIAPERVASARAALAGVAGAPEFAVGGFEVPTAGDPVLVRAFNVLRQYESDQVERTWDLLRSRLAPGGLLVDGTCDELGRRSTWVALEREAGPVSLTVSVRLAGLPAPSAVAERLPKVLIHRNVPGEGVHDLLRAADDAWARAAPAGTFGVRQRWVATCRDLARDWPVLGGPSRWRLGELSVDWSCVAPGRRRA
- a CDS encoding LacI family DNA-binding transcriptional regulator; the encoded protein is MARAAQHGSRPTIRDIARVAGVSKASVSYALNDRPGVSEQTRARIRATATDLGWRPSAAARSLSNARAGAVGLALARDVRLLEEEPYYVRFIAGLETVLAAEGLSLLLSVVPDVDAAVRVLRGWWGERRVDGVILTDLLADDPRVDLVAELGIPCALRGGIDDRLPTGGHLALTVETERQAFTDVVRHLREQGHERLGRVSGPRQFQHTRRRDVAWEEVTRAAFGRVQPVVEADYSSSGGLAATRALLAAPQPPTAVVYDNDVMAAAVIAEREELGLRVPGEFAVVAGEDSVLCRLASPAISSLHRDVVADGARSARLLLDVLVGRASEASVAEPRRFVARASSTRV
- the dtd gene encoding D-aminoacyl-tRNA deacylase, with protein sequence MRAVVQRVTRARVSVDGTVVGAIEEPGLVVLLGVTHDDGPAQVELVARKVAQLRILRDERAAVDVGAPVLLVSQFTLYADTRKGRRPTWNAAAPGPVAEPLVDAVAHALRGHGLRVETGRFGADMAVELVNDGPTTIWLEA